A part of Gossypium hirsutum isolate 1008001.06 chromosome A07, Gossypium_hirsutum_v2.1, whole genome shotgun sequence genomic DNA contains:
- the LOC121231933 gene encoding transcription factor MYB36 yields the protein MVRAPCCDKSNVKKGPWSPDEDNTLINYIHKHGTGGNWITLPRKAGLKRCGKSCRLRWLNYLRPDIKHGGFSEEEDNIICSLYSTLGSRWSIIAAQLPGRTDNDIKNHWNTKLKKKLLTAKIKGGNNEITTTMSAAPFCKAVGSNGSSSTTSSSYMTDLKTYQQKYYEYPALVLDQTDQFPMPYLPFENNYGAAWCSNRVGNEGQGMMYHFVDFEVDPQNVLSGSSFQEENINGVGDDPWFGIVSATHYNIFD from the exons ATGGTAAGAGCTCCTTGTTGTGATAAATCCAACGTTAAAAAAGGACCATGGTCCCCCGATGAAGATAACACCCTCATAAACTACATTCACAAACATGGCACTGGGGGCAATTGGATTACTCTTCCTCGTAAAGCAG GCCTTAAGCGATGTGGGAAGAGCTGTCGTCTACGGTGGCTTAATTATCTAAGACCAGACATCAAGCATGGAGGGTTTTCCGAGGAAGAAGATAACATCATTTGCTCCCTTTATAGTACCCTAGGAAGCAG GTGGTCTATTATAGCTGCTCAACTGCCAGGAAGAACGGACAATGATATAAAGAACCATTGGAACACCAAGTTGAAGAAAAAACTATTGACCGCAAAGATCAAAGGCGGCAACAATGAAATAACAACAACCATGTCAGCAGCACCATTTTGTAAAGCTGTAGGTTCCAATGGAAGCAGCAGTACTACATCGTCTTCTTACATGACAGACTTGAAAACATACCAGCAAAAGTACTACGAGTATCCAGCACTGGTTTTGGACCAAACTGATCAGTTTCCAATGCCATATCTTCCCTTTGAGAACAATTATGGAGCTGCTTGGTGTAGCAATAGAGTTGGTAATGAAGGTCAAGGGATGATGTATCATTTTGTTGATTTTGAGGTTGACCCACAGAATGTTTTGAGTGGTTCAAGCTTTCAAGAGGAAAATATCAATGGAGTTGGTGATGATCCATGGTTTGGGATCGTTTCTGCTACACATTACAACATCTTTGACTAA
- the LOC121231934 gene encoding rRNA methyltransferase 1, mitochondrial, with the protein MHTMYSNLTKNQAFPIVIRFSSQTSKTQLLPIGYSPKPSLNPSLMYSTHKGLHFHHKCLKPESVLSEFRIRSAIRCCSLVRARSFSSLNSKRVGEDRVFSKAGKALPWLASGEVNRGKGSHKVAIPKTDSRSSWEESLDRLEKENNSSSSWEESNESFLGKRGGKDVKESRHRKVDMIRDRRNGLNGSHSKRDESNEEEEEVREEDELVNDPRWDKIKGRFRGMVDREFGSEKPEFRRWNKQESWGRKTWKEATESTLPKMVGEGVYGVGPVLAALAAGRREFYALYVQEGLDLSSNNRKKKDKKGLEKVFKLAEKLGLNVKEVSKHDLNMIADNRPHQGLVLDASPLEMVKIKELDPVPDEEKGSLWVALDEVTDPQNLGAIIRSAYFFGASGVVLCAKNSAPLSGVVSKASAGSLELMELRYCKNMMQFLVSSAQNGWRVLGGSVSPRAVPLNKVLPGVPTILVLGSEGTGLRPLVERSCTQLVRIPGNIPTDITTGDVDDMETTEVNSVCSIEEFRSFLAVESLNVSVAAGVLLHHLIGSSHGISSPIDNKLTEMHQ; encoded by the coding sequence ATGCACACTATGTACTCTAATTTGACAAAGAACCAAGCTTTTCCAATTGTTATTAGGTTTTCTTCACAAACCTCAAAAACCCAACTTTTGCCAATTGGGTATTCTCCAAAACCCTCCCTAAACCCTTCATTGATGTATAGCACCCATAAAGGTCTCCACTTTCACCATAAGTGTTTAAAACCTGAAAGTGTTTTAAGTGAGTTTAGGATTAGAAGTGCTATACGGTGTTGTTCATTGGTTAGAGCTAGAAGTTTTTCGAGTTTGAATTCGAAAAGAGTTGGTGAAGATAGGGTTTTTAGTAAAGCTGGAAAGGCATTACCTTGGTTAGCCTCAGGGGAAGTGAATAGAGGGAAAGGGTCACATAAAGTGGCGATTCCAAAGACCGATAGTCGTTCTTCTTGGGAAGAATCATTGGATAGGTTGGAGAAAGAGAATAATAGTAGCTCCTCTTGGGAGGAATCAAATGAATCATTTTTAGGAAAAAGAGGTGGAAAGGATGTTAAAGAGAGCAGGCATAGGAAAGTAGATATGATAAGGGATCGTCGTAATGGACTTAATGGTAGTCATAGTAAAAGAGATGAAagcaatgaagaagaagaagaagtgagGGAAGAAGATGAGCTTGTCAATGATCCGAGATGGGACAAGATTAAGGGTAGGTTTAGAGGAATGGTGGACAGAGAATTTGGGTCCGAGAAACCGGAATTTCGAAGATGGAATAAGCAAGAGAGTTGGGGTAGAAAAACATGGAAAGAGGCCACCGAATCAACTTTACCTAAAATGGTTGGCGAAGGGGTTTATGGGGTAGGTCCTGTTTTGGCTGCATTGGCAGCTGGGAGAAGGGAGTTTTATGCTTTGTATGTCCAAGAAGGATTAGATTTGAGTAGTAATAATCGGAAAAAGAAGGATAAGAAAGGGCTTGAAAAAGTGTTTAAGTTGGCTGAAAAACTCGGGCTTAATGTAAAAGAAGTTTCAAAGCATGATCTTAATATGATCGCTGATAATCGCCCCCATCAAGGTTTGGTGCTCGATGCTTCTCCCCTTGAGATGGTCAAGATAAAGGAATTAGACCCTGTCCCAGATGAGGAGAAAGGTTCACTTTGGGTAGCTTTGGATGAGGTTACTGATCCTCAGAATTTAGGTGCCATAATTCGGTCAGCTTACTTCTTTGGAGCCTCAGGGGTGGTACTATGTGCTAAAAATTCAGCTCCATTAAGCGGTGTCGTCAGCAAGGCAAGTGCTGGCTCACTTGAATTAATGGAGCTTAGATATTGTAAGAATATGATGCAGTTCTTAGTTTCCTCGGCACAAAACGGTTGGCGGGTTCTCGGGGGTTCTGTTTCTCCAAGAGCTGTTCCCTTGAACAAGGTTTTGCCAGGCGTGCCAACCATTCTTGTTTTAGGCAGTGAAGGCACTGGCTTGAGGCCTTTAGTGGAGAGATCATGCACTCAGTTAGTTAGAATCCCAGGAAATATTCCTACAGACATAACAACCGGAGATGTTGATGATATGGAAACTACGGAAGTAAATTCCGTTTGCTCAATCGAGGAATTCCGATCTTTTCTGGCTGTTGAGAGCTTGAATGTGAGTGTTGCAGCAGGTGTGCTTCTTCACCACTTAATTGGAAGTAGCCATGGTATTAGTTCTCCAATTGATAACAAGTTAACTGAAATGCATCAATGA